From one Novosphingobium sp. genomic stretch:
- the tpiA gene encoding triose-phosphate isomerase: MALRPYIVGNWKMNGLRGALAEARAIDRLAQRYPSVEIALAPPATLLHAMALEVSHIGVGAQNAHSNGSGAFTGEVSAAMLADSGAHFAIVGHSERRWQQGEDDSLVRAKAEAVLAAGMQALVCVGENEDKRLAGQAEATVIEQLQGSLPRVEGAAQQLVVGYEPVWAIGTGRIPTVSEVGAMHRAIRRALMEAYGAEGEGVRILYGGSVTAENAAELLAVEDVGGALVGGASLTTEKFSGIILAAAARVDA; encoded by the coding sequence ATGGCGCTCAGGCCGTATATCGTCGGAAACTGGAAGATGAACGGCCTGCGTGGCGCGCTGGCCGAGGCACGGGCGATCGACCGGCTGGCGCAGCGTTACCCTTCTGTCGAGATCGCTCTGGCCCCGCCCGCGACGCTGCTTCACGCCATGGCTCTGGAGGTGTCGCATATCGGGGTGGGGGCGCAAAACGCGCACAGCAATGGCAGCGGGGCTTTTACCGGGGAGGTGTCGGCCGCGATGCTGGCCGATTCCGGGGCGCATTTCGCCATCGTCGGCCATTCCGAAAGGCGCTGGCAGCAGGGCGAGGATGATTCGCTGGTCCGCGCCAAGGCCGAGGCGGTGCTGGCCGCGGGCATGCAGGCGCTGGTCTGCGTGGGCGAGAATGAGGACAAGCGCCTGGCCGGGCAGGCCGAGGCGACGGTGATCGAACAGTTGCAAGGATCGCTGCCTCGGGTCGAAGGCGCGGCGCAGCAGCTTGTGGTCGGTTACGAGCCGGTCTGGGCCATCGGCACGGGCCGCATACCCACGGTGAGCGAAGTGGGCGCGATGCACCGCGCCATCCGCCGCGCGCTGATGGAGGCCTATGGCGCGGAAGGCGAGGGGGTTCGCATCCTCTATGGCGGCTCGGTCACGGCGGAGAATGCCGCCGAACTGCTGGCGGTCGAGGATGTGGGCGGCGCGCTGGTGGGCGGCGCCAGCCTGACCACGGAAAAATTCTCGGGGATCATTCTGGCGGCGGCGGCCAGAGTCGATGCTTAA
- a CDS encoding SurA N-terminal domain-containing protein has translation MLQFFRNIFKSSLGVGIAIAFLVLIVGGFAASDVASNLVSGGGSGDTIAKVGSTTITSTQLVKQAQQAVEIARQDNPKVSMRDFLAQNGLTQVIDQMVDRTAITVFGEKNGIVAGKLLVDSELAKIPSLQGPDGKFAEASYRQMLAQRNLTDKDVREDIAQGLVARQLLTPAQLGAVTPTDAALRYATLLKDHRSGFVAALPSQAFAPANTPGDAEVSSWYNSHKLFFNQPEHRVIRYAVFDDSVAKNVAAPTDAEIAQRYNTDKAQYQASETRKISQLILPTEAAAKALSAELAKGTAMEAAAKARGLSVASVGPVDKATLAAQTSQAVADAAFAAPKGVLPAPVKGLLGYGVVRVDEIIVKPARTLDQAKGEIAAALLADKRKAALASVTSKIDDSFSKGGALSDAAKELGVNLVATPALNADGSVFGNTAQKAPPELAKAVQAAFAMEREHAPQLAELEPGKKFLMFDVDSIVQAAPLPLDRVKPAVVAAIQMEKGAQAAKNAALRVLDKMKHGGELGATVAGLSVKLPPVQSLSLGREQLRAQQGQLPPAMGLFFSMAKGSTKLLPLPGGRGWLVVQLKDITTTPVDAKDPLVADAKRELASLQGREYGDALRRAMRADVGATRNDAAIGAVAKQLAGGN, from the coding sequence ATGCTTCAGTTCTTTCGCAACATCTTCAAATCCTCCTTGGGTGTGGGCATCGCCATCGCCTTTCTGGTGCTGATCGTGGGCGGTTTTGCCGCCAGCGACGTGGCCAGCAATCTGGTGAGCGGCGGCGGATCGGGCGACACCATCGCCAAGGTCGGCTCGACCACCATCACCAGCACCCAGTTGGTGAAGCAGGCCCAGCAGGCGGTGGAAATCGCCCGCCAGGACAACCCCAAGGTGTCGATGCGCGATTTTCTGGCGCAGAACGGCCTGACGCAGGTGATCGACCAGATGGTCGACCGCACCGCCATCACCGTCTTTGGCGAAAAGAACGGCATCGTGGCCGGCAAGCTGCTGGTTGACAGCGAACTGGCCAAGATCCCCTCGTTGCAGGGCCCCGACGGCAAGTTTGCCGAGGCCAGCTATCGCCAGATGCTCGCCCAGCGCAATCTGACCGACAAGGATGTGCGTGAGGATATCGCGCAGGGCCTGGTCGCCCGCCAGTTGCTCACCCCGGCCCAGCTGGGCGCGGTGACGCCGACCGATGCCGCGCTGCGCTATGCCACGCTGCTCAAAGACCATCGCAGCGGCTTTGTCGCGGCACTGCCCTCGCAGGCCTTTGCTCCGGCCAATACCCCCGGCGATGCCGAAGTGTCGAGCTGGTACAACAGCCACAAGCTGTTCTTCAATCAGCCCGAGCACCGCGTGATTCGCTATGCCGTCTTCGATGACAGCGTGGCCAAGAACGTTGCCGCGCCCACCGATGCCGAGATCGCCCAGCGCTACAACACCGACAAGGCGCAGTATCAGGCCAGCGAGACCCGCAAGATCAGCCAGTTGATCCTGCCCACCGAAGCGGCCGCCAAGGCGCTCTCCGCCGAACTGGCCAAGGGCACCGCGATGGAAGCCGCCGCCAAGGCGCGCGGACTTTCGGTGGCCTCGGTCGGCCCGGTGGACAAGGCGACGCTTGCCGCCCAGACCTCGCAGGCTGTCGCCGATGCCGCCTTTGCCGCGCCCAAGGGCGTGCTGCCCGCGCCGGTGAAGGGCCTGCTGGGCTATGGCGTGGTGCGCGTCGACGAGATCATCGTGAAGCCCGCCCGCACGCTCGATCAGGCCAAGGGCGAGATCGCCGCGGCCCTGCTGGCCGACAAGCGCAAGGCCGCACTGGCCAGCGTGACCTCGAAGATCGACGACAGCTTCTCCAAGGGCGGCGCGCTCAGCGATGCGGCCAAGGAGCTGGGCGTCAATCTGGTTGCCACCCCGGCGCTCAACGCCGATGGCAGCGTCTTTGGCAACACCGCGCAGAAGGCTCCGCCCGAGCTGGCCAAGGCCGTTCAGGCCGCCTTCGCCATGGAGCGCGAGCATGCGCCCCAGCTCGCCGAGCTGGAGCCGGGCAAGAAGTTCCTGATGTTCGATGTCGACAGCATCGTGCAGGCCGCCCCGCTGCCGCTCGACCGCGTGAAGCCCGCCGTGGTCGCCGCGATCCAGATGGAAAAGGGCGCCCAGGCCGCCAAGAATGCCGCGCTGCGCGTGCTCGACAAGATGAAGCACGGCGGCGAGCTGGGTGCCACTGTGGCCGGGCTGAGCGTCAAGCTGCCGCCGGTGCAGTCGCTCTCGCTGGGTCGTGAGCAGCTTCGCGCCCAGCAGGGCCAGTTGCCGCCCGCCATGGGCCTGTTCTTCTCGATGGCCAAGGGCAGCACCAAGCTGCTGCCGCTGCCGGGCGGACGTGGCTGGCTGGTGGTTCAGCTCAAGGACATCACCACCACGCCGGTCGACGCCAAGGACCCGCTGGTGGCCGATGCCAAGCGCGAACTGGCCAGCCTGCAGGGCCGTGAATATGGCGATGCCCTGCGCCGCGCGATGCGCGCCGATGTCGGCGCCACCCGCAACGATGCCGCCATCGGCGCCGTTGCCAAGCAACTGGCCGGCGGCAACTAA
- the trpE gene encoding anthranilate synthase component I — translation MTQISTTARPDNQEAALAALREGKPALVWRRVIADSETPVGAGAKLIESGRGDFLLESVQGGEVRARYSLLGLDPDLVFRAVGKTAEINRIWQHDRAAFEPLAKDPLTELRALVAACHIDVPAALPPALACLVGYFGYETFGLVENLPRPAQSDLDLPDMLFVRPRLILVFDRLSDELFVIAPIWPSATAPDRALDAAQDRIDEALRRLAGPTPDTTHAADLPEPQLTPVMQPGRYGEMVKTAKEYISAGDIFQVVLAQRFTAPFTLPPFALYRSLRRVNPSPFLYFLDLPGFAVVGSSPEILVRVRAGEVTIRPIAGTRPRGKTPEEDKANELSLLADPKERAEHLMLLDLGRNDVGRVAARGSVKVTESYTIERYSHVMHIVSNVVGELDTAKHDAIDAVFAGFPAGTVSGAPKVRACQIIAELEGETRGAYAGGVGYFGPDGNLDSCIVLRTAVVKDGMMHVQAGAGIVADSDPASEQRECEHKAGALFAAAREAVRVASEAGFGQ, via the coding sequence ATGACCCAGATCAGCACCACCGCCCGCCCCGACAACCAGGAGGCAGCCCTTGCCGCCCTGCGCGAAGGCAAGCCGGCGCTGGTCTGGCGTCGCGTCATTGCCGACAGCGAGACGCCGGTGGGCGCAGGCGCCAAGCTGATCGAGAGCGGTCGCGGCGATTTCCTGCTCGAATCGGTGCAGGGCGGCGAGGTGCGGGCGCGTTACAGCCTGCTCGGCCTCGATCCCGATCTGGTGTTTCGCGCTGTGGGCAAGACGGCGGAAATCAACCGCATCTGGCAGCATGACCGCGCGGCCTTCGAGCCGCTGGCCAAGGACCCGCTGACCGAGCTGCGCGCTCTGGTGGCGGCCTGCCATATCGATGTGCCTGCGGCCCTGCCCCCGGCGCTGGCCTGTCTGGTCGGCTATTTCGGTTACGAGACCTTTGGTCTGGTCGAGAACCTGCCCCGCCCGGCGCAGAGCGATCTCGACCTGCCCGATATGCTCTTCGTGCGCCCGCGCCTCATTCTGGTCTTCGACCGGCTGAGCGACGAGCTTTTCGTCATCGCGCCGATCTGGCCGTCGGCCACCGCGCCCGACCGCGCGCTGGACGCCGCGCAGGATCGCATCGACGAGGCGCTGCGCCGTCTGGCCGGGCCGACCCCTGACACCACTCACGCCGCCGATCTGCCCGAGCCGCAGCTCACCCCGGTGATGCAGCCGGGCCGTTATGGCGAGATGGTCAAGACCGCCAAGGAGTATATCTCGGCGGGCGATATCTTTCAGGTGGTGCTGGCGCAGCGCTTCACCGCGCCCTTCACCTTGCCGCCTTTCGCGCTTTACCGCTCGCTGCGCCGGGTCAATCCCTCGCCCTTCCTATATTTCCTCGATCTGCCCGGCTTTGCCGTGGTGGGCTCCAGCCCGGAAATTCTGGTGCGTGTGCGCGCCGGGGAAGTGACGATCCGCCCCATCGCGGGCACCCGTCCGCGCGGCAAGACGCCCGAGGAAGACAAGGCCAATGAGCTGAGCCTGCTGGCCGACCCCAAGGAACGCGCCGAACATCTGATGCTGCTCGATCTGGGGCGCAACGATGTGGGCCGGGTGGCGGCGCGAGGCTCAGTGAAGGTCACCGAAAGCTACACCATCGAGCGTTACAGCCATGTGATGCACATCGTCTCGAACGTGGTGGGCGAGCTGGATACGGCCAAGCATGACGCCATCGATGCGGTCTTCGCAGGGTTTCCGGCAGGCACGGTCAGCGGGGCGCCCAAGGTGCGCGCCTGCCAGATCATCGCCGAGCTGGAAGGCGAGACGCGCGGCGCTTACGCGGGCGGCGTCGGCTATTTCGGGCCCGACGGCAATCTGGATAGCTGCATCGTGCTGCGCACCGCCGTGGTGAAGGATGGCATGATGCATGTGCAGGCCGGTGCGGGCATCGTCGCCGACAGCGATCCGGCCAGCGAACAGCGCGAATGCGAGCACAAGGCAGGCGCTCTGTTTGCCGCCGCGCGTGAAGCCGTGCGCGTGGCAAGCGAAGCCGGTTTCGGGCAATGA
- a CDS encoding YcxB family protein: MSDSLADSHSFTIVNDEKDWLSASWLLTRHQWLWKRLLVVCGLIWVLFVAAYTVPDGLQYGWHRAWLWAGLIWGSKVALGVIPFYAALACILMHVRVRKLFRATTKLARSTRFEFDAQGIRSANAHATTNLDWLLFERWLENDRILLLVLMPRSYSIIPKSQVAPHIIDALRSALIAARVPHR, translated from the coding sequence ATGAGCGACAGTCTGGCCGACAGCCATTCCTTCACCATCGTCAACGATGAGAAGGACTGGCTCTCGGCAAGCTGGCTGCTGACGCGGCATCAGTGGTTATGGAAGCGGCTGCTGGTCGTTTGCGGGCTGATATGGGTGCTTTTTGTCGCCGCCTATACTGTCCCGGATGGGCTGCAGTATGGTTGGCATCGCGCGTGGCTTTGGGCTGGCCTGATATGGGGTAGCAAAGTCGCTTTGGGCGTCATTCCCTTCTACGCAGCGCTTGCCTGCATCCTGATGCATGTCAGGGTGCGCAAGTTGTTCCGTGCCACAACCAAGCTGGCCAGAAGCACGCGGTTCGAGTTTGACGCTCAAGGCATCCGCTCTGCCAACGCACACGCCACCACCAATCTGGACTGGCTCCTGTTCGAGCGATGGCTTGAGAATGATCGCATCCTGCTGCTGGTTCTGATGCCGCGCAGCTATTCCATTATTCCCAAGTCGCAAGTGGCTCCCCATATCATCGACGCGCTGAGGTCGGCCCTGATCGCCGCCCGCGTCCCCCATCGCTAG
- a CDS encoding aminodeoxychorismate/anthranilate synthase component II, protein MILVIDNYDSFTFNLVHYLLELGAEVEVVRNDALSAGQAISSGAQGFLISPGPCTPNEAGISLDLVGAAADAGKPLLGVCLGHQAIGQYFGGKVVRGGLMHGKTSPVTHDDTGVFAGLPSPFTATRYHSLIVEDIPETLKVNARSDDGHVMGFRHASLPIHGVQFHPESIATEHGHAMLANFLRSAGMSVTMPETITPIRAA, encoded by the coding sequence ATGATCCTCGTTATCGACAATTACGACAGCTTTACCTTCAACCTCGTCCACTACCTGCTGGAGCTGGGCGCAGAGGTCGAAGTGGTGCGCAATGATGCGCTCTCCGCCGGGCAGGCGATTTCCTCGGGCGCTCAGGGCTTTCTGATCTCGCCCGGCCCCTGCACGCCCAATGAGGCGGGGATCAGCCTCGATCTGGTCGGCGCCGCTGCGGATGCGGGCAAGCCCTTGCTGGGCGTATGCCTGGGCCATCAGGCGATCGGGCAGTATTTCGGCGGCAAGGTGGTGCGCGGCGGGCTGATGCATGGCAAGACCAGCCCCGTCACCCATGACGACACCGGCGTGTTCGCTGGCCTGCCCTCGCCCTTTACCGCCACGCGCTATCACTCGCTGATCGTCGAGGACATTCCCGAGACGCTCAAGGTCAACGCCCGCAGCGATGACGGCCATGTGATGGGCTTCCGCCATGCCAGCCTGCCGATCCACGGCGTGCAGTTCCACCCCGAGAGCATCGCGACGGAACACGGCCACGCCATGCTGGCCAATTTCCTGCGCAGCGCCGGGATGAGCGTGACCATGCCCGAAACCATCACCCCGATCCGCGCGGCATGA
- the trpD gene encoding anthranilate phosphoribosyltransferase, giving the protein MSTLSQGTLPPVSLTPFAQDEAEAIFGAILDGKSHAEAITTFLSDLSDRGETASEIAGAALAMRARMIPVESPEGAIDVCGTGGDGHHTLNVSTAVSLVVAACGVPVAKHGNRAASSKAGAADTLEALGLNLANAGERAAETLQDIGIAFLFAQTHHPKLGPIAPIRKALGKRSIFNLMGPLANPAHVQRQLVGIARPAYVPIYAEAFEALGTQRSFIVSGDEGLDELSLAGGNECAEVQGRTIAMHRVSAADVGLPVHPVTALRGGDAAYNADALRRLLMGEEGPYRDAVLFNASAALRVAGEVESWREGVEEAAEVIDKGLAKALLDCWIDAVR; this is encoded by the coding sequence ATGAGCACCCTCTCGCAGGGCACCCTGCCCCCCGTTTCGCTCACGCCCTTCGCTCAGGATGAGGCCGAGGCGATCTTCGGCGCCATCCTCGACGGCAAGAGCCATGCCGAGGCCATCACCACCTTCCTCTCGGACCTGTCCGACCGGGGCGAAACCGCCAGCGAGATCGCAGGCGCCGCTCTGGCCATGCGCGCCCGTATGATCCCGGTGGAGAGCCCCGAGGGCGCCATCGACGTCTGCGGCACGGGCGGGGACGGGCATCATACGCTCAACGTCTCGACCGCCGTGTCGCTGGTGGTCGCGGCCTGCGGCGTGCCGGTGGCCAAGCATGGCAACCGCGCGGCCAGCTCCAAGGCGGGCGCCGCCGATACGCTGGAGGCTTTGGGCCTGAACCTCGCCAACGCCGGGGAACGCGCCGCCGAAACGCTTCAGGACATCGGCATCGCCTTCCTCTTCGCGCAGACGCATCACCCCAAGCTCGGCCCCATCGCGCCGATCCGCAAGGCGCTGGGCAAGCGCAGCATCTTCAACCTGATGGGCCCGCTGGCCAATCCGGCCCATGTGCAGCGCCAGTTGGTGGGCATCGCCCGCCCCGCCTATGTGCCGATCTATGCCGAGGCGTTCGAGGCGCTGGGCACGCAGCGCAGCTTTATCGTCTCGGGCGATGAGGGGCTGGACGAACTCTCGCTGGCGGGCGGCAATGAATGCGCCGAGGTGCAGGGTCGCACCATCGCCATGCATCGCGTGTCGGCGGCGGATGTGGGCCTGCCCGTGCATCCGGTCACTGCGCTGCGCGGCGGCGATGCGGCCTACAATGCTGACGCCCTGCGCCGCCTGTTGATGGGCGAGGAAGGCCCCTATCGCGATGCCGTGCTGTTCAACGCCTCTGCCGCGCTGCGCGTGGCGGGCGAGGTGGAAAGCTGGCGCGAAGGCGTCGAGGAAGCCGCCGAGGTGATCGACAAAGGTCTGGCCAAGGCACTGCTCGACTGCTGGATCGATGCGGTCCGATGA
- the trpC gene encoding indole-3-glycerol phosphate synthase TrpC, whose product MTDKLTEICATKAEEVALRKPLASLSDLDARAALQTAPRGFEAALRAKAADGFALIAEIKKASPSKGRIRADFDPPAHARAYQAGGAACLSILTDAPYFQGHEDFLIAARAACTLPVIRKDFMIDPWQVAEARSIGADAILIIVAALEDAQMAEIEAAALERGMDVLVEVHNEAEMERAARLTSRLIGVNNRDLKRFKTDIATTERLAPLAPEGTLLVAESGINSHADLVRLSACNARTFLVGESLMRQSDVEAATRQLLTGA is encoded by the coding sequence ATGACCGACAAGCTGACCGAAATCTGCGCCACCAAGGCCGAGGAAGTTGCGCTGCGCAAACCGCTGGCCAGCCTGTCGGACCTTGATGCCCGCGCCGCGCTGCAGACCGCTCCGCGCGGTTTCGAAGCCGCCCTGCGCGCCAAGGCCGCCGATGGCTTCGCGCTGATCGCGGAGATCAAGAAGGCCAGCCCCTCCAAGGGCCGGATCCGTGCTGATTTCGATCCGCCCGCCCATGCCCGCGCCTATCAGGCCGGGGGCGCGGCCTGCCTCTCGATCCTGACCGACGCGCCCTATTTCCAGGGCCATGAGGATTTCCTGATCGCCGCCCGCGCCGCCTGCACCCTGCCGGTGATCCGCAAGGATTTCATGATCGACCCCTGGCAGGTGGCCGAGGCGCGCTCCATCGGCGCCGATGCCATCCTCATCATCGTCGCCGCGCTGGAAGACGCCCAGATGGCCGAGATCGAGGCCGCCGCGCTGGAACGCGGCATGGATGTGCTGGTCGAAGTCCACAATGAGGCCGAGATGGAGCGCGCCGCGCGCCTCACCTCGCGCCTGATCGGCGTGAACAACCGTGACCTCAAGCGCTTCAAGACCGACATCGCCACCACCGAGCGCCTCGCCCCGCTGGCGCCCGAAGGCACGCTGCTCGTGGCCGAGAGCGGCATCAACAGCCATGCCGATCTGGTCCGCCTCTCGGCCTGCAACGCCCGCACCTTCCTGGTCGGCGAGAGCCTGATGCGTCAGAGCGATGTCGAGGCCGCCACCCGCCAACTGCTGACCGGCGCCTGA
- the moaC gene encoding cyclic pyranopterin monophosphate synthase MoaC, producing MADLTHLDAQGHARMVDVGGKAETRRLAIAEGRILMGPEALEAIRDGAIPKGDVLAAARIAGIMAAKKVGDLIPLCHPLPLDAVSVDFAFEDDALRCTASASLTGKTGVEMEALTAVSVALLTVYDMAKAVDKAMGITGIRLIEKHGGKSGSWYAPGRQA from the coding sequence ATGGCCGATCTCACCCATCTCGACGCTCAGGGCCATGCCCGCATGGTCGATGTGGGCGGCAAGGCGGAAACCAGACGCCTCGCCATCGCGGAAGGCCGCATCCTGATGGGCCCGGAAGCGCTGGAGGCGATCCGCGACGGCGCGATCCCCAAAGGCGATGTGCTGGCCGCCGCCCGCATCGCCGGGATCATGGCCGCCAAGAAGGTCGGCGATCTGATCCCGCTGTGCCATCCGCTGCCTTTGGATGCCGTCAGCGTGGACTTCGCCTTTGAAGATGACGCCTTGCGCTGCACCGCCAGCGCCAGCCTGACGGGCAAGACCGGCGTAGAGATGGAGGCGCTGACCGCCGTCTCGGTCGCCCTGCTGACGGTCTATGACATGGCCAAGGCCGTGGACAAGGCGATGGGAATCACCGGCATCCGCCTGATCGAGAAACACGGCGGCAAATCGGGCTCATGGTACGCGCCGGGCAGGCAGGCCTGA
- the glp gene encoding gephyrin-like molybdotransferase Glp, producing MPPLPLAEAQQKLLATITPLPIETLPIEQAAGRWLAEPLTAQRTQPAADLSAMDGYALRAEDLPGPWRVAGESAAGHPWPHPVQPGEAIRIATGALMPQSADAMVLQEDVTRNGDHLILTGDAPNPPGRHIRRAGLDFSQGAPLLPAGTRLGPAQIALAISGGHGSVAVRRLPRVTIIDSGDELVPPGARVLPHQIPASNGAMLAAMVGALGAEVTRIGPVRDDLSALVAALDAAGEADLIVTSGGASVGDHDLIRPALEAWGAQLAFWRVAMRPGKPLMHAQRGGLHVLGLPGNPVSGLVCGQLFLLPMLRAMMGASDVLPRKVSARLTAPVPAGGKRQEFLRGAWDGEEVTPNPMRDSSALAAMAASNCLIDRPINAEAAETGAIVGIYLLDTHSLA from the coding sequence ATGCCGCCCCTCCCATTGGCCGAGGCGCAGCAAAAGCTGCTGGCCACCATCACGCCGCTGCCGATTGAAACCCTGCCCATCGAACAGGCTGCCGGGCGCTGGCTGGCGGAACCTCTGACGGCGCAGCGTACCCAGCCCGCCGCCGATCTCTCCGCGATGGACGGCTACGCTCTGCGTGCCGAGGATCTGCCCGGCCCATGGCGCGTGGCCGGCGAAAGCGCGGCGGGCCACCCATGGCCTCACCCCGTCCAGCCCGGTGAGGCAATCCGCATCGCCACCGGCGCCCTGATGCCCCAGAGCGCCGACGCCATGGTGCTTCAGGAAGATGTGACCCGCAATGGCGACCACCTGATCCTGACCGGCGATGCGCCCAATCCTCCCGGTCGCCATATCCGTCGCGCGGGGCTGGATTTCTCGCAGGGCGCGCCCTTGCTGCCCGCCGGAACCCGCCTCGGCCCGGCGCAGATCGCGCTGGCCATCTCGGGCGGTCATGGCAGCGTGGCCGTGCGCCGCCTGCCCCGCGTCACCATCATCGACAGCGGCGACGAGTTGGTGCCGCCCGGCGCGCGCGTGCTGCCGCATCAGATCCCCGCCAGCAATGGCGCGATGCTGGCCGCGATGGTCGGCGCTCTGGGCGCCGAGGTGACGCGCATCGGTCCTGTGCGAGACGATCTTTCCGCACTGGTCGCCGCTCTGGACGCCGCTGGCGAGGCCGATCTCATCGTCACCTCGGGCGGCGCTTCGGTGGGGGATCACGACCTGATCCGCCCGGCCCTGGAAGCATGGGGCGCGCAGCTCGCTTTCTGGCGCGTGGCGATGCGCCCAGGCAAACCCTTGATGCATGCGCAGCGCGGCGGGCTCCATGTGCTGGGCCTGCCGGGCAATCCGGTCTCGGGGCTGGTCTGCGGGCAGCTTTTCCTGCTGCCGATGCTGCGCGCGATGATGGGCGCGAGCGATGTTCTGCCCCGCAAGGTCAGCGCCCGGCTGACAGCCCCCGTGCCCGCAGGCGGCAAGCGGCAGGAGTTTCTGCGCGGGGCCTGGGATGGCGAAGAGGTCACCCCCAACCCCATGCGCGACAGCAGCGCTCTGGCGGCGATGGCGGCGAGCAATTGCCTGATCGACCGCCCGATCAATGCCGAAGCCGCCGAAACGGGCGCAATTGTGGGAATTTATCTGCTGGACACGCATTCCCTCGCTTGA
- the lexA gene encoding transcriptional repressor LexA, with amino-acid sequence MLTRKQHELLRFIQVRLEEDGVSPSFEEMKEALDLKSKSGVHRLISALEERGFIRRLPNRARALEVLRQPEDVTGGQRGVAAAAPRATPAPAAPLARPAALSPAPVAAPRPANDVIEIPLHGRIAAGVPIEALEGQSTLPVPAALLGAGDHYALEVSGDSMVEAGIFDGDLALIRRTEIARDGEIVVALVRGEEATLKYLRRDGGMIRLDPANATYQPQYYRPGEVQVQGKLAGLLRRYH; translated from the coding sequence ATGCTCACCCGCAAGCAGCACGAATTGCTCCGCTTTATCCAGGTCCGGCTGGAGGAAGATGGCGTGTCCCCCTCTTTCGAGGAAATGAAGGAAGCGCTCGACCTCAAGTCGAAATCGGGCGTTCATCGGCTGATTTCCGCGCTGGAGGAACGTGGCTTTATCCGCCGCCTGCCCAACCGCGCCCGCGCGCTCGAAGTGCTGCGCCAGCCTGAGGATGTGACCGGTGGCCAGCGCGGCGTTGCTGCGGCTGCCCCGCGTGCCACCCCCGCCCCCGCTGCGCCGCTGGCCCGCCCCGCCGCACTGTCTCCGGCACCGGTGGCGGCGCCCCGCCCCGCCAATGACGTGATCGAGATCCCGCTGCACGGCCGTATCGCCGCCGGTGTGCCGATCGAGGCGCTGGAAGGGCAATCGACCTTGCCGGTGCCTGCTGCCCTGCTGGGCGCGGGCGACCATTATGCGCTTGAGGTGTCTGGCGATTCGATGGTCGAGGCCGGCATTTTCGACGGCGATCTGGCGCTGATCCGCCGCACCGAAATCGCCCGCGATGGCGAAATCGTGGTGGCGCTGGTGCGCGGCGAGGAAGCGACGCTGAAGTATCTGCGCCGCGATGGCGGGATGATCCGCCTCGATCCCGCCAATGCGACCTATCAGCCGCAATATTACCGCCCCGGCGAGGTGCAGGTGCAGGGCAAGCTGGCCGGACTGCTGCGCCGCTATCATTGA